The sequence AAACCTTCAAAATGATCTGAGGGAGTAAAATCTTTTACATATGTCTTATATTTTCTCCATAATTCTGCATATTCAGTCTTAAGAAGTTCTATAGGTGCTCCTTCTAATACCCCGAACCCAACTTCTCTAAATTCAGGATGTTCATTTCCATCATTTTTTAAACCTAATATATCTAATATTCTTCTCTTAGTTTCAACTGCCCTTCCTAAATCACTACTGCAAATATAGTCAAAGTGTATACCCCTTAATTTCTCTGCTGCCTTTTCAGGAGATTTATCATCAGGTAATAATGGTGAATCTGCCCAACCTTGTATCTTTTCTGCAAGATTCCATTCTGTCTTTCCATGTCTTACTAAATATACTTTCACTTTTACCTCCAAAACTTTTAATCATTACCATTCTATCACAATATATTCCCCTTTACAAGTTTATTAAAATTTGTTAAAATGAAACTAGAAAAGAGGTATATATTATGTTAATTTTAGCTATTGAAAGTTCTTGTGATGAAACATCTGTTGCCATACTTGAAAATGGTAAAAAAGTTTTAAGTAATGTTATTGCAAGTCAAATAGATATACATAAAGAATATGGTGGAGTAGTTCCTGAAATTGCTTCAAGACACCATATTCAAAATATTTTAACAGTATATGATAAAGCATTAAAAGAAGCAAACTGCAAAATTAGTGATATATCATATATTGCTGTTACTAATACTCCTGGACTTATAGGGTCACTTTTAGTTGGCCTTATGTTTGCAAAAGGACTAAGTTTATCAAATAATATACCATTAATACCTGTAAATCATATTGATGGGCATATTTTTTCAACATTTATAGATAATGAACCAAAATTGCCTATGCTTACTTTAGTAGCATCAGGAGGACACACTTCCCTATATTTAATTAATGAAAATAAAGAATTAAATTTACTTGGAGAAACCCTAGATGATGCTATAGGAGAAGCCTATGATAAGGTTGCAAGAATTTTAGGTTTTGAATATCCTGGAGGTCCCCTACTTGAAAAATTGGCATTTATGGGTAATAATAGTATTGAAATACCAACTCCTCAAGTTTCAGGATATGATTTTAGTTTTAGTGGAATTAAAACATTTATTACTAACTACATTAATAAGAAGAAAATGAAAGGTGAAGATTTTTCAAAAGAAGATGTAGCTAAAGCCTTCCAAGATAAGGTTATTGAAGTATTAGTAGCCAAATTATCTACGGCAGCAAAAGAGAATAATATTAAAAGTTTATCAGTAGTCGGAGGAGTTTCAGCAAATAAGGCAATACGTGAAGCTATAGTCAAATCAGATAATTTTAAAGATATAGATATAATATTCCCTAAGTTTGAATATTGTACCGACAATGCTGCAATGATTGCTGCAGCTTGTTATCATAAAAACTTAAAAGAAGAGAATATGTTTATAGATGCAATAAATACAAAAAGAAAAAAACAAGGAGGATTCTAAATGTACAGAACTATTATATCAGTACTTATATTACTATTAGCAGTCGCATACATAAAAAACAAAAGAAAAAAAACTGAAAACACGGTAATTGACTTAAAAGAAAAAAAAAATGTAAAAGAGGTTGGGACTATGGTAAAAAATGATGATGTCGAAAAAGTAGAAATGATAGATTTAGAAACTTCAGATTTAAGTCTAAGAGAAATTTTAAAACTTAAAAGGGTTAAAATTGGTAGTTATAGAAACTATCCTAATCAAATTTCTTTAAAGCATATTTATAGAAGAAAACCAAAATATTTAAATAGAGGTTATACTTTCACTGAAAATAATCATGATGAAGATAAAATGAAAGTAGAAATGTCTAAATATATTTTATTTGAACAACAAGAAGCTAAATATTTTAATAAAAGACCACTTCCTGAACAATACCATAAAAATGAAATCGTTCTAATTCCTAAAAATACAGATACATTATTCACATATTGGGAAATAAGAGAAGATTATTACTATGATTTAAGTCAAAAAATAAGATTAAATAATGAAAATCCTATAATAATATTAAAAACTATTGAAGGAGAAGAAAAAGTAAAAATACAAACTTTCACTAGAAATGGAAGTATGTATATTAACAATGTAGATCCTAATCAAGAATATATAGTATACTTAGGTTACTTAGATGAATTCAATAACTTTATAGAAGTTGCACACTCAACTGAAGCAAATGTTCCAAATCCAGTACCGTCAAATAACTTTGATGTAATATGGGGAATATCTGAAATAGAAAATATTAATGGATATCAAATTATTAACTTTAGGTCTGTTGATAAAAATAACATAGAATCATATTTAGGATATCAACAAGAAGTATTAGATAAAGAATTATTATCAGATGAAGAAATACAATCATTAGTAAGAAGAGAAGAAGAATCTAAATTATTAAATGGATCTTCTTATCAAGGATCATCATTTTTAGGTTCATCAAATAAAATTAATTAATATAAAAAGGTTTGAATATTAGATTTTCTAAAATTCAAACCTTTTTCTTATTTATAAAATTCAAAAAAATTAATTAAATTTTTAATATTATCTATAATATAATCTGCAAGCTCATCATAACTTTTATCTCCATTTGAGACTAAAGAACCATCTTCAAATTTTTCTATTATCTTGACTTTAATAGAATTTATATCATCTGTATCTAAAAAATCTATAATAACTTTAAAGTAGTCAGAAATATCTATTATTTCACCTTTATAATTTGAAAAAGTAATTTTACTATTATCTTCAAGATAATATTTTAAATAATTTAAATAATTTTTACCGAACTTATTATATATTTTTTCTCCACGTGGGGAAATATTAAATTCAATTTCTTCATTATATATTAATGAAAATATACTTTTGTAATTTTCATTACCAAATTTTTCAACTAATGTTTTTATTTGAACATTTTTAGGATAAATTTTAGTTAAATAATTAAATATTTCTTCATTATTTCCATTTATATTTCTATTACCATACTTCCAAGACTCTTCCTCTTTTACATATAAGCCTCTAACATAAATATCATCTAAATCCGTTAAGTAAATATTATCCGTTAAATTTATCTTAGACGTATTATTACTGTGAGTTATAATACTAGTCCTAAATTGAGTATTCCTTAAAAAATCATAATACTGTTCTTTCGCTAACCTATTATCACCACATTCATTATTTATTGCAGATTTAACTTCATTATTAAAATTAGGAAATGAGTTAGATATACTACTATCAACAACATGAATCAATCCATGTTTTTCAAGCATTTTTGAAAATTGATATAAGTATATTGGATCATTGTATTTTTCAAAATATTCATGATAA is a genomic window of Streptobacillus felis containing:
- a CDS encoding DUF4912 domain-containing protein is translated as MYRTIISVLILLLAVAYIKNKRKKTENTVIDLKEKKNVKEVGTMVKNDDVEKVEMIDLETSDLSLREILKLKRVKIGSYRNYPNQISLKHIYRRKPKYLNRGYTFTENNHDEDKMKVEMSKYILFEQQEAKYFNKRPLPEQYHKNEIVLIPKNTDTLFTYWEIREDYYYDLSQKIRLNNENPIIILKTIEGEEKVKIQTFTRNGSMYINNVDPNQEYIVYLGYLDEFNNFIEVAHSTEANVPNPVPSNNFDVIWGISEIENINGYQIINFRSVDKNNIESYLGYQQEVLDKELLSDEEIQSLVRREEESKLLNGSSYQGSSFLGSSNKIN
- a CDS encoding histidine phosphatase family protein, with the protein product MKVYLVRHGKTEWNLAEKIQGWADSPLLPDDKSPEKAAEKLRGIHFDYICSSDLGRAVETKRRILDILGLKNDGNEHPEFREVGFGVLEGAPIELLKTEYAELWRKYKTYVKDFTPSDHFEGFESVKDVRKRALDKLEEIKRIYGENSTILVVAHGSIMSILENDGRELEEPAVIIENGGILELNI
- a CDS encoding methyltransferase regulatory domain-containing protein, which codes for MDNIKEVEKTYDTIPYISKSFKKCQPIHLKTMMRMLGFETPKLLNSRVLEIGCSFGGNIIPMAIAYPNSEVIGLDLSKVQIDEGNEIIKKIGLKNIKLYHKNILEYDNEFGKFDYIICHGVFSWVPDEVKEAILRVIKSSLTETGVAVISYNTYPGWKRIDVARDLMLFSIDNLVDRSLEVNEKDKVEMGKNAIRFYLNNSIVDKNMKDVLENLLDKDTHYIYHEYFEKYNDPIYLYQFSKMLEKHGLIHVVDSSISNSFPNFNNEVKSAINNECGDNRLAKEQYYDFLRNTQFRTSIITHSNNTSKINLTDNIYLTDLDDIYVRGLYVKEEESWKYGNRNINGNNEEIFNYLTKIYPKNVQIKTLVEKFGNENYKSIFSLIYNEEIEFNISPRGEKIYNKFGKNYLNYLKYYLEDNSKITFSNYKGEIIDISDYFKVIIDFLDTDDINSIKVKIIEKFEDGSLVSNGDKSYDELADYIIDNIKNLINFFEFYK
- the tsaD gene encoding tRNA (adenosine(37)-N6)-threonylcarbamoyltransferase complex transferase subunit TsaD → MLILAIESSCDETSVAILENGKKVLSNVIASQIDIHKEYGGVVPEIASRHHIQNILTVYDKALKEANCKISDISYIAVTNTPGLIGSLLVGLMFAKGLSLSNNIPLIPVNHIDGHIFSTFIDNEPKLPMLTLVASGGHTSLYLINENKELNLLGETLDDAIGEAYDKVARILGFEYPGGPLLEKLAFMGNNSIEIPTPQVSGYDFSFSGIKTFITNYINKKKMKGEDFSKEDVAKAFQDKVIEVLVAKLSTAAKENNIKSLSVVGGVSANKAIREAIVKSDNFKDIDIIFPKFEYCTDNAAMIAAACYHKNLKEENMFIDAINTKRKKQGGF